The Carassius gibelio isolate Cgi1373 ecotype wild population from Czech Republic chromosome B18, carGib1.2-hapl.c, whole genome shotgun sequence sequence aagtataagtcgcatcagtccaaaaatacgtcatgacgaggaaaaaaacatctataAGTCGCACTGTTAGAACCATGAACCAAGAGAATACATTACCgtttacagccacgagagggcgctatatgctgctcagtgtagactacaggagaactgagcagcatagagcgccctctcacggctggagacggtaatgttttctcttagttcatttctctaggttcatgtcaaattaattttgataaataagtcgcacctgactataagtcccaGGACCAGACAAACTATAATAAAAATCTGACttctagtccggaaaatacggtaactatCTATAGCTTTGTTTAACTGCTTTCCAACCATAGCAACAAAACACTTTTGAGTACTTTACTATGAGTCTGTGTTAATATGAAATGAGTTCAGCACATCAGAAGCCTTTTAGAGTCTGTCAAACATTTTGATCTCAGGGACGGGGTTCTTGGCCATTCTCATCGCTCCCATGAAAATGCCCTGGTCTTCAAAAGTGCGTCTCCATGACTCTTGCAGGTGGACTGGGAAAACAAAAGCGTCTCCACCAAAACAGGTGAAGCTCCTGACTATATCTGATTGAGTTGAGTTCTGGTTCAGAAtcatttatctctctctgtgttcCTGTTCCTCAGCTTTTACGTATTTTGAGTTCAACGGCTTTCTGAAGACGGTCACAGTGCCCAGTTTCTGGATTGGCGTGCTGTCTCTCACATGGGAGATCATTTCCTCCATGTTTAAGTGAGTGATGTGGCTGGTGTTTGATTTGTTGGCTCAGTTTGTCCATTAGATGGCATCCTGGTAGAACAGATGTTTCTGTTTcaggtgtgcgtgtgtgagaggaGTGTTGTGGTGTCTCTGGAGCACAGTCCAGTGGGCAGTTATGGCTGCGGCGTCAGTCTCCATGTTCGTCATCAGTCTGGTCAGTAAACTTCCTGTCTGTGCTGTTTTAGTGTCAATAATataattctaaagcatttattaatattttgaattagctttatgatgttttctgttttaattaaagttttagtcattttatgtttttattttatttatttatctttatttatttgtatttagtttctttttttctttttttttttagggcccgagcaccaatggtgtgaggaccctcttggaataaaaaaaaaaatgtctgcattTTGTCAGCTGCATGCAGTTCCAAACCTGTCTGATGAGTTTAATAGCAGAATTAATCATTTGTAGTTTTCCAGAAAAGTGGATGGTGACAAATGTCAAAAATGGACCATAAAAGTAGTCCGTACATCTATCAAGTCTGCATATTTAAAGTTTTCTCAAACCATACAGTAGCTTTTATGAGGAACTCAATTTAATTTATTACCAAAAATCTTGCCctctgcatttttatttatcaaaatgtagTTTATGCTTCCACATGTTAAATACACAGGAGAACttcattttcttatttgtttGAATGCGCTGTccatttaagttgtttaaaaatgATGACTCCAATAATGAAGTGTGTGTGCAGGTTCCCTACACCTACTTTGAGTATGATGCACACAGTAACCTCTGGCCTGGCGTCCGGACAGCGTTTGAGCTGACTGACCGTTACCAGCTGAATTGTTCAGAATTGTTCTACATGCACCATCTTCAACATGTTATGGTGAAGTTAATCATTCAGTTGGTTAAATTAAAACTagctacatttacatgcacacaaataatctgttaatcagtaatttaactgaTGGCTCAGTGGGATTGAAGAACATTCAGAATCTATAATCAGATGGGATTAATACGGATTGACAGAAACTGAACCATGTAAACATTTCTactgtaaatctaaatatatgtgaccctggagcacaaaaccagtctgaagtggcatgagtatatttgtagcaatagccaacaatacattgtttgggttaatattatcaatttttcttttatgccaaaaatcattaggatattaagtaaagatttagTAAATTTCTTTTTTGGTTAGTTACAGTATATGCTTTGCTAATGACTTAATTTGGACAagtttaaaggcaattttctctatattttcatttgtttgcacCCTTAGTTTCATGATTTccagatagttgtatctcagataAATATTGTtgcatcctaacaaaccatacttCAAAGGAAagtgatttattcagcttttgaaaaaaaaaaatggtccagGATCACGAATATGATTGTAGTCAGTAAGTGTTAGGTGTGTTTCTATTTTTGCAGGAGATCGAGTTCATGTATAAGCCGGGGAACATGAGCAGAGCGCCCCCTGTGGTGGCTCCGCACCAGCCCAGGCTGGACTGGCAGATGTGGTTTGCTGCTCTTGGGCCGCACACACAGAGCCCCTGGTTCAGCAGCCTCCTACACAGACTTCTGCAGGGCAAGCGAGACGGTGAGACGACGTGTGTTCGCTTCTGCACGCATGAGATTTCAATGCATCCAGTGCATCAGTCTGAACAAGATGCAGTGTTttatactatatgtgtgtgttgagCAGTGATCAGACTCATTCAGACAGATGAGTCTCAGTATCCGTTCAGCAAACAGCCCCCTGCGTACCTCCGAGCTCACCGCTACAAATACTGGTTCAGCAAGCCCAAAGAGGACAGGTGAGtgcatactattttattttattttatacattttattgtattttttttaaaggaaaaatgtTGGCAACtgtcagaaataaaataattgaaagttgtttagatttttttgttaatcttttatttttatttattggttttagttttaactattttagcatttaaaggtgtcatctgtaatgtttggcaaaaaaaatcaagtcatactccacattccataacagatgggggcagtatgcctcaataaagtgaattggtctactctagagtaacaaacgagaaacggaatagtctctatgctccgcccctaatttcacaacaacactacagccatagccgaagcctaactgtgcgttcacaccgccggcgtcgagatcgtcaaaaatcgctcttgccgctctgctcacgacgctgcagaaagatttgtgagtgctcagacgctctaacgtagatcgaacgcttattttgtatttaaagcgcccgcaaagcaaacaagcttgttgatctcgtgcagactaaccacagggagttataagttaacctcattaaatattgttgtggacgaaatattaggatcctttacttaaaatgaacaatctcagacaccttggtccacgtatcacttttaatttattttttatgtccctgtacgcaaacagggacacatcatagattaatacaaacgctaaacagcaataatcaacctgtcctttattctgcttgagaactaatgtgccaactctcaagcattcaccgtgagacacacgcaattgactcttttcacacgctttcacgccacacatcaattttttcacgcacagaaaaaccacgaagcaaagaggacacggagaccaacagactagacagagcaggttagtcatgatataataaaatgggtaacgttaagttatagctagctaattatcaaacgcagctacggttagccatcgctaacattagcacgtttatcgaacagccttcgatacatttctatgttataacttcccgaaaaacaaatacacaaacatataaaacaaacttctagcgaaatactaacagcatctaacttactgttagaaatgttgcaagttcggagtcgagccttatttctttcaggtccatcagttgtctccagcaattgaaagcagtgccgatgtttactctggttcggctccttttcttatcggatttgatttgtgattccgagcgcggttgtttccctgtagcgggtggcgctctcttccctgaactgaaatgctcAATGAACTTTCAATGAAAgtactgggctgtactttccacatgattgacatcaggttcaagtacatgcccacaagccgtgcgagttatttgtgtattgcaggttggctggtggttatgttgcccgcataccgcctcccatggccgaaactggtattacgacacctgtcgggccggggctagtaatgctaatgctaattaaggttgatatctctgcagcactataacttgacattttttttatgacatcattgcccttatttcttctcattcttttgatgcgtgtaggtcatgttatggatatttttacctcaatttttgcatatggcacctttaatctTCTCTCAAAGGATAACTGTTGCtaatctgttttaaatgtttttaatacatattttttatatttctttattcaattgacatttattttatttcgagtaattttttataaagttaatattaatgtttagCCTTATTGGTTGCATTCTCTGTCTTTATGACCTGGTCACattggatgtgtttgtgtgtgtttaggtcATATCCCCAGAGATGGTGGAGACGGGTGTATGTGGAGGAGTTCTATCCCATGGTGCACCTTGGTGACTCTTACCTTGAACAGATGCTGGTTCAACATAGTTTGAAGGTAAGAAACAAGTCAAAGTGCTGTCAAAAGTGAAAGTGTAATTAAATTGGGACACATGTTGAATGTCGATAACCTCTCAGGAGAACAAACAGACCTAAAGTTCACCGTCTGTTATCTGCAGGATAGTTTGATTCAACAAAACAGGGTTTTTGAATCATCTTCATTGACCTTGCAAAGCATACTGTAGATATAGTGAAGacaaatcaaaatgaaatgtcattaaaatattttttttgcacaaaaataattttgtgtgtatttatgtgtgtatattttttagtAAACATGCACTGGTATGAGTGTTGATATTTACCAAGATTTAACTATTTTACAAGCGTTATGGTCTAGTACctaataatttaaagtaaaatttaatttatcttcAGTCTATATATGAAAATACAGCTACACAATTTGGGGAAAAAACAACCcaaaaaattgtgattaaaataaaatatatattttatttgcataCTTTTCCCAAAACAGTGTGCTTATTTAACTGTGAATacaaattattttgaataatattgttaataataataataataattaaaacattacaaaaaaattaatattactaatattttaaaaacatgttttattaataaatgaattaattacattgtgattttagttttaatacataaatacacgGTAAAGTATTGGAtattaaaaacagtgttttttgttgttgttgatgtgaaTTGCTATGCATTGGATATATTTTCTatcattatttatatgtatttaattatttgaagagcatttgaaacagttttccGCTTTAACTGTCATGTTATGTAACATAAAACAGTAAATTGATCTTTAACTGGTTATGGTTTGTAATATTTGTGTATTGTAATAACATATTTGACCACTGTGATGTACAGTACAGtagtattgcatttttaatgtgataatataagtgaagatgcaccaaaaaaaaaacactcggctttaatgttttgtaatatttttaataaacctATAAAAATACACTCTGGCACAAGCATCATTATTTCCaaagaaatttacatttaatgaaacAATTTCATGTGCAattaattttagatttaatcTAATATAGCATTAAGAATGAATATATACAATACAGTGTtggatattaataattaatatttatttgtgttaacTTTTGTTcacttttatgattttattttatttttttgaagacaATTCCAAAGTTCCAAGATGTCAGGTGGTTTCTAAttggctgatttttttttttttttttacccatttttaTTGCCCACAGAGCAAAAACTATAACTAAACATGATTTGAAGTGTCATTCATGTTTGAACTAGGACAGACTGGTAGAAGAGAACAGGTTCACCAGCGCAGTGTCCCGGGGCAGTACTTGTCAATCAGAGACTGATAATACGGCCTCAGACTCTCCACGTCCGGTAGTTCAGTGCTCTTGGTGTACAAATCAAACTTGCTGTTAGAGGAAAGACAAACAGACGCTTGAGAGGTCAGACCTTCACTATGTGGGTCACACAGCAGATTAAAGGGACACACAAACAAGCTCTCATTGAGAAACTCATGACATACTTAAACTCTTTGACCCAGGGCAGCATCTGCAGGTCTTTCTCGTTGCATAAGTGCATGTAGTCTCCGTCAGAGTGCCAGGGGTAGAAGGAGTGGAAGCGGATCATGTAAAGACCCTGGCAGAAGAACAAAATGTTTGAAAGTGGCTTTAAAAAGCATAAATGAAAGCATATTGTTTGTGAGATTTGTTTACCTCCTCAGGGATGGTGCATTTGTTGAACTTCATTACCCGGTATAAATACTCTAGAATAGAGCAAGAAGCATTTTCATTCATCACTTAAGCGGCAAATTCACTAttcttcaaaagtttgaggtcaatgagaacattttttttttttttttttttttttaacaaggttgcgtttatttgaataaaaatgcgataagcattgtgaaatattattaaaagttaaagtaacttttctgtttgaatttattttaacatattgctgtgatttttttagcatcattactccactatTTAGTGtgacacgatccttcagaaatcattctaggaacatttctgattataatcaaCGTtaaaaaccgttgtgctgcttaatatttttgtggaaacttaaatatatttttcaggattctttgataaatagaaagctcaaaataaCAGCTTTAGTTTGAAATCATTATTGTCACTTCTGacacaattgaatgcatccttgctgaataaaactactacccgtattttccggactataagtctcactttttttcatagtttggctggtcctgcgacttatagtccagtgtgacttatgtttttttcctcgtcatgatgtatttttggacggATGCGGCTTATACTCacgtgcgacttatagtccgaaaaatacggtaggtTTCACCTTGGCCTCAAATTTTTGATGTTTCACAGTGAGACGTGTGTAAAGATCCCTCAAAGCACTCACCATCATGTCCCCAAGACATCAGGACGTTATCAAGTCCACATTTTGGTTCATAAATCCCAAATTCTGtgctgcaatacatttttttttataaaaaataggtAGAAtgctatacaaaatatttttacattttagatctTTAAAACAATTCgatgaaattttttttctttaaagaattagaaatgttgcctttgcaactaactaaaatgaaaattttaatctGGAGTATTACAATCACTAGaactaaattaaagctaaatagatttttttaaccaTTCCAAATctaaagatagaaaaaaaaaacatttcatataaaaatacatttaaaagttccattaaaatgaaatgatgagCTAATAATATATACTATAGTACTATTTAAATAGCACTGTTTTGATGTTTAGAAGATCGTACTTGAGTGCAGGGTTCTTTCCATCCGGATTGCCTTCAAATGTTGAGTTTCTGAACACTATTGAATTCTGGAACTTGCATCCCACTGGGAAGGTATCTCCAACTACAGCccacttgaacacacacacacacacacacacacacacacacacacacacacacacagtggcatTCTGTATATTACTGATCCCAAGGTTTTTCCACCGTGATTGGATCCTTTTTGTCCCTCACCTGTGGCTCCCCATACAAGGCCATGATTTTTCCGATGTCATGGATCAAACCGACTAGCTGGAACCAATCTGGAGAGAAGGTATTTTAAATgcctttatttgaacatttaaccagatataaatatacacaaaaaccttttacatttagaaatggaTTTCAGTCCAGAAAGAAGCCCAGCAGGTTTGGACATATTGATCAGAAACTTGACAAAAACAACTTCAGGTATGTGTTCTTGTAAAACACAGTCTTATCTAAGTACACTAAGACGACGTCCGTGACCTTTGTCCCCGCTGATCTCTCACCTTTATCAGGATGCTCTTTACGGATCCCCTCTGCAGTCTGGAAGGCATGGAAAGAGTTCGGGAAGTCAACGTCGGGGTCGGATTCATCAACAAGCTCGTCCAGGGAATCGATGTTCTTCATCATGCTCATGCTGAAGTGATTGCAGTTCGCCCATTCCAGATGCTAAAGGTCAGAGGTGAGAGgtcatgtttaatgtttttgtgtttgtcattTATTTGAGTCTTCACAGAGAAAATGGTCAGAACTAATGAGTTTCCCTTAGTAATAATATAACTTCAGTTTATAACAGTTTTTAGCACAAGCCTATTACCTAGAGCATCAATTTAATAAgtacttaataaataaacatacatacatatatatatatgcttctgTTTATGTACATTCTTGATTTATGGTATTGATAGACCAACCTTCTGTTTGACAAAGTCCAGTGTTTGGTATGTGTGCATCAGCTTGTATGTATTAAACACACGGTCAAAGAGAGCTCCACTCTGTGTTAGACATGTACACACAGCAAAATGGATATAAGAGAGTTGAATTAAAAGGAGTGATACAAGAAAATATGATTTAAGAATATACATAATTCCAAGATTTACCTCAAAGTTCCTGAATTCTGTTTTGTCTTTCTCGTGACTATCAGGGCGATATGCCAGAGAGGGATCTGGACCCTAGTATTAAGAGTTTGTGTGTATTATTAGATACAACTAATTAGACTTAGTCTGCCAACTCAAAGAGAGACAGTCCATTTTCTGCATTGCTAAATGATCAAAAATGATTATTCATGTGTAATTCCTACAATTCTGCTTTACACACCATTGGGGAAATTCTGAAGCATGTATGTAATGAATAGTCTGAATGTCAGGTACATACCAGGTTCACCACCCTCATGATTCAGCGGAGATGGTGTTGTTGTTGAAGAAGGAGGATGTTGTGTGTCTGGCGTCTCTGACTGCTCTATTTATCAATGCTGCACAGATGGGGTCTCTGAACTATAGTAGGAAAACTAGTAACACTTTAACTTTCTCTGAGGCTTCCAGGGGTCCGTCCGTGTGCGTAAAGGTGTGTGTTTGCGTGATTGAGTGCTCAGTACTGAGATATCTTTGCCCAAATACAGTCTGGTTCAGAAAGGACACCGTGTCAATACAGTGACTAAGGGCTTTTGGTTTAATAGTCATTTAGAGTGTGAGTGAGTTACTTCATTACTATACaccattatatatatgtgtgtgtgtgtgtgtgttttaatgtggttttgagaatttttcttctttttggtaGGTTtaatttttatcttaattttaattgtatttttcatatCAATCAACACAATAAatcaaagtaaaatatatttagcttATTTCTGAATAATATTATCTCccctaaagacaaaaaaaattttttttacacaatggcTTCAATGCTTGTGTTTAAAGAGTCTCATTTGTAAATCATCTCTAATCAGTTTTATTTGTGCTTCACCAGAACGTTCACAACCTTCAGATTGGCATCCTGATAACAGGGATTCTTTGAATTTGACTTTGTAAATAGAGAGCTGAAGCACTACGGTACATTTTGGGGAACTTTAATGATAGTCTGTATGTTTGTTTGTAGGCAGAGTTGATGTAAAGACAAGTGTGTGTGTCCTTTTGTGTACAGTAGGTTACACCCCTAATTTTTATTGGCTGATAGTTTGAGTCTACACGTCATGAATTCACAGTGGAAA is a genomic window containing:
- the LOC127977078 gene encoding lipase maturation factor 2-like, whose translation is MGDIRLPMHMFLWCLSFIYMFAFASLPVQIPGGSSLLLLSVVDWENKSVSTKTAFTYFEFNGFLKTVTVPSFWIGVLSLTWEIISSMFKCACVRGVLWCLWSTVQWAVMAAASVSMFVISLVPYTYFEYDAHSNLWPGVRTAFELTDRYQLNCSELFYMHHLQHVMEIEFMYKPGNMSRAPPVVAPHQPRLDWQMWFAALGPHTQSPWFSSLLHRLLQGKRDVIRLIQTDESQYPFSKQPPAYLRAHRYKYWFSKPKEDRSYPQRWWRRVYVEEFYPMVHLGDSYLEQMLVQHSLKVRNKSKCCQK
- the miox gene encoding inositol oxygenase, producing MRVVNLGPDPSLAYRPDSHEKDKTEFRNFESGALFDRVFNTYKLMHTYQTLDFVKQKHLEWANCNHFSMSMMKNIDSLDELVDESDPDVDFPNSFHAFQTAEGIRKEHPDKDWFQLVGLIHDIGKIMALYGEPQWAVVGDTFPVGCKFQNSIVFRNSTFEGNPDGKNPALNTEFGIYEPKCGLDNVLMSWGHDEYLYRVMKFNKCTIPEEGLYMIRFHSFYPWHSDGDYMHLCNEKDLQMLPWVKEFNKFDLYTKSTELPDVESLRPYYQSLIDKYCPGTLRW